The Denitrificimonas caeni genome has a segment encoding these proteins:
- a CDS encoding methyl-accepting chemotaxis protein produces the protein MRILLHPAIRLMNRLSFGMKFSLISALFFVPMLVTNFYLVRDSYQVFVHTQIEAQGLQLLDASLNTTAQLEHWHDLLRINAVIGQGGTTGELEQRIERLQKDIANQWQHLELVQGSAEQRADFDSKRNQLLAQLEAVHQQPSLQTRAVMAGELLASGVLFNRFITSQTGLSQDTDLEVRQLVALITEVTPDVTQSLGEGRAVASLSMARGYLDSTNSNLLDNLQLGLDKLSAEYEMKLNEALSGSIAASQALSSYAAESRVTLQDALRLLEDDVIMADSLDKPWGDLYQQTSTLIDKTHNLNSQVIDYLAGVLGERLVSYRWQMSLLIAALAAVFLLIGYLYSAFYVSTRSSLRSLGLVMDQVAAGDLTAHFKVQSRDELGELGGAFNQTVQRIHALLEQVNNTVHDVEGQATRVLSVSAQSNTAAAEQRAQIEQVATAMNEMSATSQEVANSAASAVGNAQSVNDETISGRVQVEQQVSNIQKLAQEIDGSVVAINQLATNSKSIGQVLDVIKGIAEQTNLLALNAAIEAARAGEQGRGFAVVADEVRNLAQRTQHSTAEIEQMISQLHGGVSSAVKAMSASHVMADETVAQSVEVQSALENILAAVGMIVDQIQQIAAAAEQQTAVAHDIDQNIVQINQTGELTAQGADETAQASQDMSAQVEHLKTLISAFKM, from the coding sequence GTGAGGATTTTATTGCATCCAGCTATTAGGCTGATGAATCGTTTAAGTTTTGGCATGAAGTTCAGCTTAATTAGTGCATTATTTTTTGTGCCGATGCTGGTGACTAATTTTTATTTGGTGCGTGACTCATATCAGGTGTTTGTGCATACGCAAATTGAGGCGCAAGGTTTGCAGCTACTGGATGCCAGCTTAAATACCACTGCACAACTTGAGCACTGGCATGATCTGTTGCGTATTAACGCAGTAATTGGCCAAGGTGGCACCACCGGAGAGTTAGAGCAGCGCATTGAGCGCCTACAAAAAGACATTGCCAACCAATGGCAGCATCTTGAGCTTGTCCAAGGCAGCGCAGAGCAACGCGCGGATTTTGATAGTAAGCGTAACCAGTTATTAGCGCAGCTTGAGGCTGTGCATCAGCAACCTTCCTTACAAACACGGGCAGTGATGGCTGGTGAATTATTGGCCAGCGGCGTGTTATTTAATCGATTTATTACCAGCCAAACAGGTTTAAGCCAAGATACAGATTTAGAAGTACGCCAACTGGTTGCCTTAATTACAGAGGTAACTCCTGACGTGACCCAAAGCTTGGGTGAAGGGCGTGCGGTGGCGAGTTTATCCATGGCCCGTGGTTATTTGGACTCCACCAACAGTAATCTGCTGGATAACTTGCAGTTGGGACTGGACAAACTCAGCGCTGAGTATGAAATGAAGCTCAATGAAGCCTTGTCTGGCAGTATTGCGGCCTCGCAGGCCTTGAGTAGTTATGCTGCAGAAAGCCGTGTGACCCTACAAGATGCTCTGCGCCTTTTAGAAGATGATGTCATTATGGCTGATTCGCTGGATAAGCCATGGGGCGATCTCTACCAGCAAACCTCCACATTGATCGATAAAACCCACAATTTAAACAGCCAAGTGATCGATTACTTAGCAGGGGTTTTGGGTGAGCGCTTAGTCAGTTATCGCTGGCAAATGAGTTTGCTAATTGCGGCGCTGGCAGCAGTGTTTTTGCTCATAGGTTATTTATATAGCGCTTTTTATGTATCAACACGCTCAAGTTTACGCAGCCTTGGTTTGGTGATGGATCAAGTTGCTGCGGGTGATTTAACAGCACACTTTAAGGTGCAAAGCCGCGATGAGCTTGGCGAGTTGGGCGGTGCTTTTAATCAAACCGTGCAGCGTATTCATGCTTTGCTGGAGCAGGTCAATAACACTGTGCATGATGTGGAAGGGCAGGCCACACGAGTGTTGAGCGTCTCAGCACAAAGCAATACCGCTGCTGCAGAACAGCGTGCGCAAATTGAGCAAGTGGCCACTGCCATGAATGAAATGTCAGCCACCTCACAGGAAGTGGCTAACAGTGCTGCCTCAGCGGTGGGGAATGCGCAAAGTGTCAATGATGAGACCATCAGTGGCCGTGTGCAGGTTGAGCAACAAGTCAGCAATATTCAAAAGCTGGCGCAGGAAATTGACGGCTCAGTGGTGGCTATTAATCAGTTAGCCACGAACAGCAAATCGATTGGGCAAGTGCTGGATGTGATTAAAGGTATTGCCGAGCAAACCAACTTGCTGGCATTGAATGCGGCAATTGAAGCTGCCCGTGCTGGTGAGCAAGGCCGTGGCTTTGCGGTGGTTGCGGATGAGGTGCGCAATTTGGCGCAGCGTACTCAGCATTCAACAGCAGAAATTGAACAAATGATCAGTCAGTTACATGGTGGTGTTAGCTCGGCGGTTAAAGCCATGAGTGCCAGCCATGTAATGGCCGATGAGACGGTGGCGCAATCGGTAGAGGTGCAGAGCGCTTTAGAAAATATTCTGGCAGCGGTGGGGATGATTGTTGATCAAATTCAGCAAATTGCTGCAGCTGCGGAACAGCAAACCGCAGTCGCTCATGACATTGATCAAAATATTGTGCAGATCAACCAAACCGGCGAACTGACGGCGCAAGGCGCAGATGAAACTGCGCAAGCCAGCCAAGATATGAGTGCTCAGGTTGAACACCTGAAAACCCTGATTAGTGCCTTTAAGATGTAA
- a CDS encoding TatD family hydrolase, which translates to MIDSHCHLDFPAFDHDRAAVIARSQALGVRKMIVAGISRQHWPRLWNTVQTNAGLYAAFGLHPYFLAEHHNQDLLALREYLTRYQDHPKLCAVGEIGLDFLLTDLDRQRQIDLFEQQLELAAEFNLPVIIHARRANAQVTACLKQAKLPRAGIIHAFSGSYEEAMEYIKLGFLLGFGGAATWPRATRLQGVLKRLPLEHIVLETDSPDMPPAWLATGQRNSPEQLPQICQQLAAVLGISSAELAAQTSKNVQRLLNLSA; encoded by the coding sequence ATGATTGACAGCCACTGCCATCTCGACTTTCCTGCCTTTGATCATGATCGTGCTGCGGTGATTGCTCGCAGCCAAGCCCTTGGGGTTAGAAAAATGATTGTTGCTGGCATCTCACGGCAACATTGGCCACGCCTCTGGAATACTGTCCAAACCAACGCTGGCCTCTATGCAGCCTTTGGTTTACACCCCTATTTTCTCGCTGAACATCACAACCAAGACCTGCTGGCACTGCGCGAGTATTTAACCCGTTATCAAGATCACCCCAAACTTTGCGCGGTGGGGGAAATTGGGCTGGATTTCTTGTTAACAGACCTTGATCGCCAGCGACAAATCGATCTATTCGAACAGCAGCTGGAATTAGCCGCTGAGTTTAATTTACCGGTGATTATTCACGCTCGGCGTGCCAACGCTCAGGTCACTGCTTGCTTAAAGCAAGCGAAACTGCCCCGCGCGGGAATTATTCATGCATTTTCCGGCAGCTATGAAGAGGCTATGGAATATATCAAGTTGGGCTTTTTATTGGGTTTTGGCGGCGCTGCCACTTGGCCAAGAGCAACGCGCCTACAAGGTGTGTTAAAACGCTTACCTTTAGAGCACATCGTTTTAGAAACCGACAGCCCTGATATGCCGCCCGCCTGGCTCGCAACTGGCCAGCGCAACAGCCCAGAGCAATTACCACAGATTTGTCAGCAACTGGCTGCGGTGCTCGGCATTAGCAGTGCGGAGCTTGCTGCACAAACCAGTAAGAATGTGCAGCGTTTATTAAATCTATCCGCTTAA
- a CDS encoding peptide chain release factor 3: MSKQAAEVAKRRTFAIIAHPDAGKTTITERLLLMGQAISIAGTVKSRKSDRHATSDWMAMEQQRGISITTSVMQFPYRKHMINLLDTPGHEDFSEDTYRTLTAVDSALMMIDGGKGVEPRTIALMNVCRMRDTPIISFINKMDRDIRDPIELLDEIEEVLGLKAAPITWPIGCYREFKGVYHLTEDVIYVYSSGHGHERTDAKIIKHLDSDEARAHIGDLYDDFLEELELVQGACHAFEHDEFLQGQMTPVFFGTALGNFGVDQVLDAFVDWAPAPQPRMALEREVLPSEETFSGFVFKIQANMDPRHRDRIAFMRVCSGKYEQGMKMRHARINKDIRIADALTFFSSDRERLEEAYAGDIIGLHNHGTIQIGDTFTEGEELSFTGVPHFAPELFRRVRLSDPLRAKQLRQGLQELAEEGATQVFFPQRNNDIILGAIGVLQFDVVASRLKEEYKVECIYESINVWSARWIECDDKKKLQEFKDKAHENLSIDGGGHLTYLAPTRVNLSIMEERWPDIKFLAARESH; this comes from the coding sequence ATGAGCAAACAGGCTGCCGAAGTCGCGAAACGTCGTACGTTCGCTATTATTGCCCACCCGGACGCCGGTAAAACCACCATTACCGAGCGCTTATTGCTGATGGGACAAGCCATTTCTATTGCCGGTACGGTTAAATCACGTAAATCGGATCGCCATGCCACCTCGGACTGGATGGCCATGGAACAACAACGGGGTATTTCCATTACCACCTCGGTGATGCAGTTCCCGTACCGCAAACACATGATTAACCTGCTCGACACCCCAGGTCACGAAGACTTCTCGGAAGATACCTATCGCACTCTAACGGCGGTGGACAGTGCCTTGATGATGATCGACGGTGGTAAAGGGGTGGAGCCGCGCACCATCGCCTTGATGAATGTGTGTCGTATGCGTGATACGCCGATTATCAGTTTTATTAACAAAATGGACCGCGATATCCGTGACCCCATTGAGTTGCTGGATGAAATTGAAGAAGTCCTTGGCCTCAAAGCTGCGCCCATCACTTGGCCAATTGGCTGCTACCGTGAATTTAAAGGGGTCTATCACCTCACTGAAGATGTGATTTATGTCTACTCGTCCGGTCACGGTCACGAACGCACGGATGCCAAAATTATTAAGCATCTCGACAGCGATGAAGCGCGCGCGCATATCGGTGATCTCTACGATGACTTTTTAGAAGAGTTGGAGCTGGTGCAAGGCGCTTGTCATGCGTTTGAGCATGATGAGTTTCTGCAAGGCCAAATGACTCCGGTGTTTTTCGGTACTGCCCTGGGCAACTTTGGTGTCGATCAGGTCTTAGATGCCTTTGTCGACTGGGCGCCAGCACCACAGCCGCGCATGGCATTGGAGCGTGAAGTACTGCCCAGCGAAGAAACCTTCAGCGGCTTTGTGTTTAAAATCCAAGCCAATATGGACCCGCGCCACCGCGACCGTATTGCTTTTATGCGGGTGTGTTCAGGTAAATATGAGCAAGGGATGAAGATGCGTCATGCCCGCATCAATAAAGACATCCGTATTGCCGATGCCCTGACCTTCTTCTCCAGCGACCGTGAACGCCTTGAAGAAGCCTATGCCGGCGATATTATTGGTCTGCATAACCACGGCACTATTCAAATTGGCGATACCTTTACTGAAGGTGAAGAGCTGTCCTTTACTGGGGTACCGCACTTTGCTCCAGAACTGTTTCGCCGTGTGCGCCTGTCTGATCCACTGCGCGCTAAGCAACTGCGCCAAGGCTTGCAAGAGTTGGCCGAAGAAGGTGCGACCCAGGTGTTCTTTCCCCAGCGCAACAACGACATTATTCTCGGCGCCATTGGTGTGCTGCAGTTTGATGTGGTCGCCAGCCGCCTGAAAGAAGAATACAAAGTGGAATGTATTTACGAGAGTATTAACGTCTGGTCGGCGCGTTGGATTGAATGCGACGATAAGAAAAAGCTGCAAGAGTTTAAAGACAAGGCCCATGAGAACTTGTCCATTGATGGCGGTGGTCACCTGACGTATCTGGCGCCCACTCGAGTGAATCTGAGCATTATGGAAGAGCGTTGGCCGGACATTAAATTCTTAGCCGCCCGTGAATCCCACTAA
- a CDS encoding ABC transporter ATP-binding protein has protein sequence MAWFDWFERRIDPYPEEPLVLKRVSIGHFILACARGSGVWLFFLVLLNAGFGVFEAVLFQLMGKVVDWMTQLGPEQFWLDKSGPLMAMLLLIALSPLWVLLTNNVRFQTLQGVLPMRLRWQFHQLLLSQSMQFYQDEFAGRISAKVMQTALAVRDTIMICAEMLVYVVIYFLTTAVILFSFDAWLLLPFVAWLVIFALVLWFFVPRMALLARDQADARSLMTGRITDAYSNIATVKLFSHGGREAGYAKQAMQEFMGTVHAQMRWVSHLELLNHSLNMLLVGGTAALSLYLWQQDLIAVGAVAAAIAMALRLIGLSHWVMWEATMLFENLGTVQDGINTISKPVKLLDAPNAKALQVPHGEIEFKQLCFQYRNGKPLMVDFNLHIKAGEKIGLVGRSGAGKSTLVNILLRFYDIHSGQILIDGQDISQVTQQSLRQHIGMVTQDTSLMHRSVRDNIVYGRPDATQAELQQAIERAQAAEFIPSLSDAEGRTGLDAHVGDRGVKLSGGQRQRIAIARVMLKDAPILLLDEATSALDSEVEVAIQESLYELMADKTVIAIAHRLSTIAAMDRLVVMDQGRIVEIGSHQELLAKNGLYARLWNRQSGGFLGE, from the coding sequence ATGGCCTGGTTTGATTGGTTTGAACGTCGCATTGATCCTTATCCAGAAGAACCCTTGGTTCTGAAACGGGTCAGTATTGGTCATTTTATTTTGGCCTGTGCGCGGGGCTCTGGCGTGTGGCTGTTTTTCTTAGTCCTGTTGAACGCCGGTTTTGGGGTGTTTGAGGCTGTACTCTTTCAATTGATGGGGAAAGTTGTGGACTGGATGACACAGCTGGGCCCTGAGCAATTCTGGTTGGATAAAAGTGGGCCGTTAATGGCCATGCTGTTGCTCATCGCGCTGAGTCCATTGTGGGTGTTACTGACGAATAATGTGCGCTTTCAAACTTTGCAGGGCGTGCTGCCGATGCGTTTGCGCTGGCAATTTCACCAGTTGCTGCTCAGTCAAAGCATGCAGTTCTATCAAGATGAGTTTGCTGGGCGCATTTCGGCGAAGGTGATGCAAACAGCCTTGGCGGTGCGTGACACCATTATGATTTGTGCCGAAATGCTGGTCTATGTGGTGATTTACTTTTTGACCACTGCGGTTATTTTATTCAGTTTTGATGCTTGGCTGTTACTGCCTTTTGTCGCTTGGCTGGTTATTTTTGCCCTTGTATTGTGGTTTTTTGTACCGCGCATGGCATTGCTGGCGCGGGATCAGGCTGATGCGCGCTCGTTAATGACTGGGCGTATCACCGATGCTTACTCAAATATTGCCACAGTGAAGCTGTTTTCCCATGGTGGCCGTGAGGCGGGTTATGCCAAGCAAGCCATGCAAGAGTTTATGGGCACAGTGCATGCGCAAATGCGCTGGGTAAGTCACTTAGAGTTGCTCAATCACAGTTTGAATATGCTCTTGGTTGGCGGCACCGCGGCCTTGAGTTTGTATTTGTGGCAGCAGGATTTAATTGCGGTGGGTGCAGTCGCTGCGGCTATTGCCATGGCCTTACGGCTGATTGGCTTATCGCATTGGGTGATGTGGGAAGCGACGATGCTGTTTGAAAACCTGGGCACAGTGCAGGATGGCATCAATACCATCAGTAAGCCGGTTAAGCTGCTGGATGCGCCCAATGCCAAGGCATTGCAGGTACCACACGGGGAGATTGAATTTAAACAGCTGTGTTTTCAGTACCGCAACGGCAAGCCCTTGATGGTTGATTTTAATTTGCACATTAAAGCAGGGGAGAAAATTGGTTTAGTCGGACGCTCTGGCGCAGGTAAATCCACTTTAGTGAATATTTTGCTGCGCTTTTATGATATTCACAGTGGTCAGATTTTAATCGACGGCCAAGACATTAGCCAAGTTACCCAGCAGTCATTGCGGCAGCACATTGGTATGGTGACGCAGGACACTTCGTTAATGCACCGCTCAGTGCGGGATAATATTGTCTATGGCCGCCCCGATGCCACGCAGGCAGAGTTGCAGCAAGCCATTGAGCGGGCGCAAGCGGCTGAGTTTATTCCGTCACTGTCGGATGCCGAAGGGCGCACAGGCTTGGATGCCCATGTCGGCGATCGTGGCGTGAAGCTGTCTGGTGGTCAGCGCCAACGTATCGCCATTGCCCGAGTGATGCTCAAGGATGCACCAATTTTACTTTTAGATGAAGCCACCAGTGCTTTGGATTCAGAGGTCGAGGTGGCCATTCAAGAAAGTCTGTATGAGTTGATGGCTGATAAAACTGTGATAGCCATTGCCCACCGACTTTCCACCATTGCTGCCATGGATCGTTTAGTGGTGATGGATCAAGGTCGGATTGTAGAAATTGGCAGTCACCAAGAGCTATTGGCCAAAAACGGTTTGTATGCACGTCTGTGGAATCGCCAGTCCGGTGGTTTTTTGGGTGAGTAA
- a CDS encoding LysE family translocator translates to MNYSLLLAYIIAIVVLIGTPGPIVALVINAASRHGFRYALSTVLGSNMASLTLLAAAALIVSGVIALDGNSLQWISLLGCGFIGWMAVQGLRTELTQKNTQPAATSRTTVRRHSGFFNGFFLGISNPKDIVFFVAFFPQFISVTSDFKVSLVLLTALWMLVDFVILLSYAVLMGGGFFQQHKRSISLLSSAFLLLIALLGIIYTLVGWSA, encoded by the coding sequence ATGAATTACTCGCTTCTCTTGGCTTATATTATCGCTATTGTGGTATTGATTGGCACGCCTGGGCCGATTGTTGCATTGGTGATTAATGCGGCCTCGCGGCATGGCTTTAGATATGCGCTGAGTACGGTGCTGGGCAGCAACATGGCTTCGCTAACCCTGCTGGCTGCAGCTGCGCTGATTGTCTCTGGGGTCATCGCGCTGGATGGCAATAGTCTGCAGTGGATCAGTTTGCTGGGTTGTGGCTTTATTGGCTGGATGGCTGTGCAGGGTTTACGCACTGAATTAACACAGAAGAATACGCAGCCGGCAGCCACGTCGCGCACAACTGTGAGGCGTCACTCAGGGTTTTTTAATGGGTTTTTTCTAGGGATTTCAAACCCGAAAGATATCGTTTTCTTTGTTGCCTTTTTTCCGCAATTTATTAGTGTGACCAGTGATTTTAAAGTCAGTCTCGTGCTGCTGACTGCACTCTGGATGCTAGTGGATTTTGTGATTTTATTGAGCTATGCAGTGTTGATGGGCGGTGGTTTTTTCCAGCAACATAAACGCAGTATCTCACTGTTGTCATCCGCCTTTTTACTCTTGATTGCCCTTTTGGGTATCATTTATACCCTCGTCGGCTGGAGCGCTTAA
- a CDS encoding methyl-accepting chemotaxis protein: protein MPAARPVTQREKRFAPEMKLISATDLNGVITHCNDCFENISGFTRNELVGQHHNIVRHPNMPKEAFEVMWKHLKAGRPWMGLVKNRCKNGDHYWVSAYVTPVTECGEVVGYESVRSCPERADIARAEKLYARMNRKRRQLQVPRYLKQLMGAVGFIIPALILGYSVSPLASTLWLIAALLAFGGIQYLQYKHDLELIRSELHGVFMHPLAASTYTDQQGMTGNIMVGVMSLRAHLDAVLTRIEDASRQVTEQSRLGLALTETAREEMLHQSQQTELVVTAMHEMSLAIHEISDNVQKTADQAGHSSDLADQGVSIAQVTRSSIEQLRDTVLAIGQAVQSLAAQTDAIARAAVSIESISDQTNLLALNAAIEAARAGEHGRGFSVVADEVRLLAANTRESAQNIRQIVAELSTQASTSVKVAEEGAADAQMGLQRVLESESMLAGIVVAVNRISAMSEQMATAVEEQAMVSQEVNRQVADIAGLSERSLQRTQESATSIRNSQRVSEQLHELVNRFRQ from the coding sequence ATGCCCGCTGCCCGCCCAGTAACACAGCGTGAAAAACGCTTTGCTCCAGAGATGAAACTCATTTCTGCGACAGATTTAAATGGTGTGATTACCCATTGCAATGATTGCTTTGAAAATATCAGTGGCTTTACCCGCAATGAACTTGTTGGCCAGCACCATAATATTGTACGTCACCCTAATATGCCTAAAGAGGCGTTTGAGGTCATGTGGAAGCATCTAAAGGCTGGTCGGCCATGGATGGGGTTGGTGAAAAATCGCTGCAAAAACGGCGATCATTACTGGGTCAGCGCCTATGTCACTCCAGTAACTGAGTGTGGTGAAGTGGTGGGCTATGAGTCAGTGCGCTCATGCCCTGAGCGGGCTGATATTGCCCGCGCAGAAAAACTGTATGCGCGCATGAATCGTAAGCGTCGACAGCTGCAAGTGCCACGTTACTTAAAACAGTTGATGGGTGCGGTTGGCTTTATTATTCCGGCATTGATTTTGGGTTACAGCGTTTCGCCATTGGCCAGTACCCTGTGGCTGATTGCCGCCTTATTGGCTTTTGGTGGCATTCAATATTTACAGTATAAACATGACTTAGAGCTGATCAGAAGTGAGCTGCATGGTGTGTTTATGCACCCTTTAGCGGCCAGCACTTATACTGATCAGCAAGGAATGACTGGAAATATCATGGTAGGGGTGATGAGTTTGCGCGCCCACTTGGATGCGGTCCTGACCCGTATTGAAGATGCCTCGCGGCAAGTGACTGAGCAATCACGCTTAGGCTTGGCATTGACTGAAACGGCCCGTGAAGAAATGCTCCACCAAAGTCAGCAAACAGAGCTTGTGGTCACCGCCATGCATGAAATGTCACTGGCCATCCATGAGATTTCAGACAATGTGCAAAAAACTGCAGACCAAGCGGGGCATTCCAGTGATTTAGCTGACCAAGGTGTGAGTATTGCGCAAGTGACCCGCAGCTCAATTGAGCAGCTACGTGACACTGTATTAGCGATTGGGCAAGCTGTGCAGAGCTTAGCTGCGCAAACCGATGCCATTGCCCGAGCTGCAGTCTCCATTGAGAGTATTTCTGACCAAACCAACTTGTTGGCGCTCAACGCGGCGATTGAAGCGGCCCGCGCTGGTGAGCATGGCCGTGGCTTTTCGGTGGTGGCTGATGAGGTGCGACTACTGGCTGCTAATACGCGCGAGTCGGCACAAAATATTCGCCAGATTGTGGCTGAATTAAGCACTCAAGCCAGCACTTCGGTAAAGGTTGCCGAAGAAGGTGCCGCAGATGCGCAAATGGGCTTGCAGCGTGTGCTTGAGTCAGAAAGTATGCTGGCGGGCATTGTTGTTGCAGTTAACCGAATCTCAGCAATGTCTGAGCAAATGGCAACAGCGGTAGAGGAGCAAGCAATGGTCTCACAGGAGGTTAATCGGCAAGTGGCAGATATTGCTGGGTTATCAGAGCGTAGTTTACAGCGCACTCAAGAGAGCGCGACAAGCATCCGCAATTCGCAGCGGGTCTCTGAGCAGTTGCATGAGCTGGTTAATCGCTTTCGGCAGTAA